TAATCCAACCTACTTCTCCACAAAATAAAGTTGTTTTAGATATTTTTTTTGGAGTAAAAATACCTATATCTTCAACAGTATATTTTTTGTTTGTATTCATAAATTGAATGGTCTCACCTTTTTTTAATTGACCATTTTTTATTCGAATTAAGGACACTACTCCCATATAATTATCAAACCAAGAATCAATAATGATTGCACGTAATGATTCTTCATTATTACCTCTTGGAGATGGAATGTTATATATAATACTTTCTAATAAATTTATAATTCCAACTCCTGTTTTACCAGAGCATTCTATAGCATCAATAGCATTAATTCCTATAATATCTTCAATTTCTTCTTTTACTTGTTTAGGATTTGCAGTTTTTAAATCAATTTTATTGATAACAGGAATGACTTCTAAACCAAGCTCTACTGCTGTATAGCAATTTGCTACTGTTTGTGCTTCAACACCTTGAGTTGCATCTACAATTAAAATAGCACCTTCACATGCATGTAATGAACGAGACACTTCGTAGGAAAAATTAACATGACCAGGAGTATCAATAAAATTAAGTTGGTATCGTTCTTTTTTTTGAGAAACGTAAAAAATAGTTACACTTTGTGCTTTTATAGTAATTCCTCGTTCTTTTTCTAAATCCATACTATCTAGTACTTGTTCTGACATTTCTCGTTCAGATAATCCACCACACATTTGAATTAAACGGTCAGATATTGTTGATTTTCCATGATCAATATGAGCAATTATAGAAAAATTTCTTATGTTTTTAATCATGATATACTTAATTTTTTATTGAGTTATTGTGGAAATAAATATAAAAAATATTATGTATTATTTTTTTAATAATAAAAAATTAGTTATTATATTAAATTTAAATATTTTTTATTTTTTTATGTGTTTTAAAAAAAATTATAGTAAAATATTATCAAAAATAAGACATTTTATCTACTTAAGTTTGATTTTCTAATTATTTTTATAGATTACAGTTCAATATATATTTAATATAATAAACAATTTTTTTCTATATATTTGTTATATAAAATATATTTTCTATTATTGATTTAATTTAATAAATTAAACTAATATAATTTTTATTATTAACTTAAAGGTATCATATGAAAAAAAAAGTTATTGTTGCTATGTCAGGAGGTGTTGATTCATCTGTTTCTGCTTGGTTATTACAAAAAAGATATCATGTAGAAGGTGTATTTATGAAAAATTGGGAAGAAGAAGATTCTCAAAACTATTGTCATTCAAAAAAAGATTTACAAGATGCTCAATTAGTATGTCAGACTTTAAATATACCATTACATGTAGTGAATTTTTCTATTGAATATTGGGAAAAAGTATTTCAAGTTTTTTTATCGGAAATGAAAAAAGGTAATACTCCTAATCCTGACATTTTATGTAATCAAGAAATTAAATTTAAATTATTTTTGAAATTTGCCTGTATTAATTTAAATGCTCATTTCATAGCTACAGGACATTATGCTCAAATAAAAATAATAAATAATTATTATACTTTATTACGCGGAATAGATAAAAAAAAAGATCAAAGTTATTTTTTATATACTTTATCTTCTCAACAATTAAAAAAAATACTATTCCCTATAGGACATTTAAAAAAAAAAAAAGTACGCGAAATTGCATCACATTTAAAACTGATTGTAGCAAATAAAAAAGATTCTACCGGAATTTGTTTTATTCAACCTAAAAAATTTAATTTTTTTTTAAAAAAATTTTTAAAAAATAACAATGGAGATATTTATTCTGTTTCAGGAGAAAAATTAGGAACACATAAAGGTTTGTTTTATTATACAATAGGACAAAGAAAAGGTTTAAATATTGGAGGAAAAAAAAATAAAGAAAATATTCCATGGTATGTTATTAAAAAAAATATTCAAAATAATGTTCTGATTGTTGATCAAGGTAATAATAATATTTTTTTATTTTCCATTGGTTTAATTGCTCATTCTGTAAATTGGATTAATAAAAATCATATTATTAAATCAAAAGATTATTGTTATTTTGTAAAGACAAGATATTTACAAAAAGATATTTTAAGTAAAATAATTCCAATTGGATATAATTCGGTAAAAGTACTATTTTCTACATTAGTTTGCGCAATAACTCCAGGACAATCAGTTGTATTTTATCAAGATAACATTTGTTTAGGAGGAGGAATCATTAGTGCTCAATTAACATATTCTTAATAAATTTAATATATTTTTATAAAAAAATATTATTTTTTATATTTTGTATATTTTATTATATTATAAAAAATATTCATAATGTTTGTATTATATAAATAATATTTAATTTTAAAATAGAAAATTATATACGATTTTTTTTTATTTTTAAATAATATATTTTATATAAAATTGAATATTTTTTATTTTAAACACATTTTTTTTTGAATTTTTAATAATTTTCCAATTAAAATTTATACTTTTTTTTATGATTTAATATAAATTAAAATATAATTTATAAAAAGAAATGAAAAATATTTATTATTGTTATAAAAAATAATTTATAAATATATTTCAACAATATTTTTTAAGGAGAAAATAATATTTTAAAATAACTGTAATAGGAAAAAATAATGCTTAATTTTGAATTCAATACTATCTCTCCTTTAGATGGTAGATATTATAAAGATACATTTATTTTACGTGATATATTTAGTGAATATGCGTTGATAAAAAATCGTATTAAAATAGAAATTAATTGGTTTATTAAATTATCTCATTCTTCAAAAATAAAAAATTTACCTCAATTTTCTCAAGATACATATCTTTTTATTCAAAATATTTACAATAATTTTAATAAAGATGAAGCTATAATTATAAAAAAGATTGAACAAAAAACACAACATGATATTAAAGCAGTAGAATATTATATTAAATCAAAATTTATTTTGAATGACCAACTTAAACCTTTTATAGAATTTGTTCATTTTGGATGTACTTCGGATGATATTAATAATTTATCTTATGCTTTAATGTTAAAAAAAGCTAAAAATAAGATACTTATTCCTTTATGGAAAAAAGTTATTTTATGTTTTAAAAAATTATCTTTAAAATATAAAAATATAACTATATTATCAAGAACTCATGGACAACCTGCTACACCTAGTACGATTGGAAAAGAATTTTGTAATTTTTATTATCGTTTAAAAAGAAAATTAAAAATTTTTAATACAATAAAAATTTTAGGTAAATTTAATGGTTCTACAGGTAATTATAATGCTCTTTTTTTAGCTTATCCTAATATTCAATGGAGAAATTTTAATAAAGATTTTGTAGAATCATTTGGAATTACATGGAATCCTTGTACTACTCAAATTGAACCACATGACTATATTACAGAATATTTATTTTGTTTAACTTCTTTTAATTCTATTTTAATAGATTTTAATAGAGATATATGGGGTTATATTTCTATGAAATATTTTTTCCAAAATAAAACTTCTGAAGAAGTGGGTTCTTCTATTATGCCTCATAAAATTAATCCTATTCATTTTGAAAATTCTGAAGGAAATTTAGGTATTTCCAATGCATTAAATAATTATATGTCTATACAGTTACCACTTTCTCGTTGGCAAAGAGATTTAACAGATTCTACTTTATTACGAAATATAGGTGTAACTATTGGACATTCATTAATTGGTTATAATTCTTTATTAAAAGGTATTCATCGCATTGATGTTTCAGAAAAAGTAATTTATAAAGATTTATCTGAAAATTGGGAAATATTATGTGAAGCAATACAAACTATAATGAGAAAACATGGTATTCATAATGCTTATGAACAATTAAAAAAATTATCTGATCAAAAACAAATAAATCAAATAATTATAAAGAAATTTATTGATACTTTAAATATTCCTCAAACAGAAAAAGATAAATTATATTTTATAACACCTCACA
This Buchnera aphidicola (Thelaxes californica) DNA region includes the following protein-coding sequences:
- the mnmA gene encoding tRNA 2-thiouridine(34) synthase MnmA produces the protein MKKKVIVAMSGGVDSSVSAWLLQKRYHVEGVFMKNWEEEDSQNYCHSKKDLQDAQLVCQTLNIPLHVVNFSIEYWEKVFQVFLSEMKKGNTPNPDILCNQEIKFKLFLKFACINLNAHFIATGHYAQIKIINNYYTLLRGIDKKKDQSYFLYTLSSQQLKKILFPIGHLKKKKVREIASHLKLIVANKKDSTGICFIQPKKFNFFLKKFLKNNNGDIYSVSGEKLGTHKGLFYYTIGQRKGLNIGGKKNKENIPWYVIKKNIQNNVLIVDQGNNNIFLFSIGLIAHSVNWINKNHIIKSKDYCYFVKTRYLQKDILSKIIPIGYNSVKVLFSTLVCAITPGQSVVFYQDNICLGGGIISAQLTYS
- the purB gene encoding adenylosuccinate lyase, which translates into the protein MLNFEFNTISPLDGRYYKDTFILRDIFSEYALIKNRIKIEINWFIKLSHSSKIKNLPQFSQDTYLFIQNIYNNFNKDEAIIIKKIEQKTQHDIKAVEYYIKSKFILNDQLKPFIEFVHFGCTSDDINNLSYALMLKKAKNKILIPLWKKVILCFKKLSLKYKNITILSRTHGQPATPSTIGKEFCNFYYRLKRKLKIFNTIKILGKFNGSTGNYNALFLAYPNIQWRNFNKDFVESFGITWNPCTTQIEPHDYITEYLFCLTSFNSILIDFNRDIWGYISMKYFFQNKTSEEVGSSIMPHKINPIHFENSEGNLGISNALNNYMSIQLPLSRWQRDLTDSTLLRNIGVTIGHSLIGYNSLLKGIHRIDVSEKVIYKDLSENWEILCEAIQTIMRKHGIHNAYEQLKKLSDQKQINQIIIKKFIDTLNIPQTEKDKLYFITPHNYSGLASEIVDNV